Within Fusobacterium periodonticum ATCC 33693, the genomic segment CTGAAAACTTACAATTTGTTATGCAAATTGGAGCAGCTCATTTAAAAATGACTCCTAAAGAAGTTTTCAAAGCAGTTACTATAAATGCAGCAAAAGCAATAGATAAACAAGATACAATAGGTTCTATTGAAGTTGGTAAAAAAGCTGATATAACTGTTTTTGATGCACCAAGTATGGCTTATTTCTTATATCACTTTGGAATAAATCACACTGATAGTGTTTATAAAAATGGAAAATTAGTTTTCAAAAGATAGAGGATATTATGAAATATAACTTGGAAAATTTAATAAAAGATTTTAATTCTAAGAAAAAATTAAAATTTATATTCTTTTGGGGACATACTCAAAATGGAAATGAAATAACAAAAGCATGTTTCAGTCAATGGTATAGTTGCAAATTTGTTGTAGATGAAATCACATATCATACTGCTGAACAATATATGATGGCTCAAAAAGCATTATTATTTGGTGATAATGAAATTTTCCATAAGATTATGAATTCAAAACATCCAAAAGAATATAAAGAATTAGGAAGAAAAATTAAAAATTTCTCTGATTCTAAATGGAATGAAAATAAGTATCAAATTGTATTAAAGGGAAATATTGCTAAGTTTTCACAAAATGAAAAATTAAAAGCTTTTCTTTTAAATACAGGTACTAGAGTTTTAGTTGAAGCTAGTCCTTACGACAAAATTTGGGGTATTGGGCTTTCAGCTGATCAAGAAAATATTGAAAATCCTTTGACTTGGAATGGTGAAAATCTTTTAGGTTTTGTTCTTATGGAAGTTAGGGATTTAATTAGTGAATAATTTAAAATTTAGGAGGAATAAAATGAAATTAGTAGAATTAGATGTATTGAAATTTTTGGACGTAGTTGACTCAAACTCACCTGCACCTGGTGGAGGATCAGTTTCTGCTCTTGCATCATCTTTAGGAGCAAGTTTAGCAAGAATGGTTGCTCATTTAAGCTTTGGAAAGAAAAACTATGAAGCTCTAGCTGATGATGTTAAAGCTAAATTTGTTGCAAACTTTGATGAATTATTAAAAATTAAAAACGAATTAAACGATTTAATTGATAGAGACTCTGAAGCATACAACACAGTTATGGCTGCATACAAATTACCTAAAGAAACTGATGAAGAAAAAGCTGCAAGAAGTGCTGAAATTCAAAAATCTTTAAAATATGCTATTCAAACTCCTTATGATATAGTTGTTTTATCTGGAAAAGCAATTTCTTTATTAGGAGAAATCTTAGCAAATGGAAACCAAAATGCAATAACTGATATTGGTGTAGGAACTATGCTTTTAATGGTAGGACTTGAAGGTGGAATCTTAAATGTTAAAGTAAACCTATCTTCAATAAAAGATACTGAATATGTTGAAAAAATAACAAAAGAAATCTACGATATAAAAGCTACTGCTGAAAAAGAAAAAGAAAGAATAATGGGAATAGTTAACGCTGCATTATAATTAAATTTTTTAAGGATTGTTATATATAAAATTTATATGTAATAATCCTTTTTTTATGATAGAATATAAAATATATCTACATTAATTAAATAAAAGGGGAGAATGTTATGAGAGATGATTTAGATAATATTGAGGAAAATTTATCAAACCAAAATGATGATGAGCCATCAACAAGCAGTTTTTTAAAAATTGGATCAATTAAAAGTTTGGATAGTAGTAATATAAAAATTGATTTTGACTCTTCTAAAGAACCAGAAAAAGATATTCCATTAAAAATTGAAAAACCCAAAGAATTTAACACTAAAAAACATACTGATATTCCTCGTCCAAAGGAAAAAAAAAGCAAATCAAATTCAATATTAGCAATAATAATACTTATTCTTATATTTGTAATTTTAATTTTAGTATATTTTATTTATATAAACTTTTCTAATGAAAATAACAATTCTGTTACTAATAATACAGTAACTCAAGAAGTTATAAAAGAAAAACCTATAAAGAAAGAAGCTATAAAACCTGTTGTTAAAAATGAAACTAAAGAACAATATAGCTCTGGATATGAAAATAAATTTGGAAGAGTTGTAAATGATAAATATGTAGGTGGTAGTTTAATACAATTTATTAAAAATGCTAATAGTGAAGGAGAATATGAATATTTAAAAAATCAATTTTATCAACTCCTAGATACTATGTATGTTACAGAAGATAAAATAACTTATTATTACTTAACTGATATAATTTCAAACTTAGCCAATAAAGCTGATACTAATATACTGGTGCAAGAAGATTTTACTGTAAAAGGAAAAAAATTATATTATACTGTTTCTTTTCCAAAAGATTATACAGCAAATACACCTAGCTGGGTAAAATTTGAAATCTTTGAAAGAGAATTCAAAGATGGACTAGCTCTTCGTACTGCCCATGTAAGTTGTGCTATTAATGGTGTAGAATATAAAGATTGGGATGCTGTTTATGCTATTTTTGAATAAAATTTAGAAAATTTATGAGTTATTAATATTTTTATTTTTGATAACCTCTTTTTATATTTATTTTAATAAATTATTTCTTTTTTATATAATATTATTATTGCAGTAGATGATAAAATATTATATAATTTATGTAAATGATTTATGAAAATAATTTATAAGGGGTGAATGATGGATAACATAAAACAGAGAATCAGACAAATTGAAATTTTAGGACTTACTCTTTTTATGATAATTTTAGTTTGTTTTTTAACATATATAATTAATGAAAGTGAGAATATATTCTTAGGTTTATTTAGAATTATTACTTCTCCAGCTATCTTAGTAACTGATTTCATTAAAGTTGGTGGTATAGGGGCAGCCTTTTTAAATGCACTTTTAATTTTTTCTTTTAACTATTTTCTAGTTAGGTTATTTAAAGTAAAGATAACAGGAACTGTTATAGCAATGTTTTTTACAGTCTTTGGCTTTTCATTTTTTGGTAAAAACATTTTAAATATTTTACCTTTTTATCTAGGTGGTATTCTCTATAGTGTATATACATCAACTGATTTCTCAGAACATATTATCCCTATTGCATTCTCAAGTGCCTTAGCTCCTTTTATTAGTAGTGTGGCTTTCTATGGGGAAGTTTCTTATGAAACATCATATATCAATGCCATTCTAATTGGAGTTTTAATTGGCTTTATTGTTGTACCTTTAGCCAAAAGTCTTTATGATTTCCATGAAGGTTATGATTTATATAATTTAGGTTTTACAGCTGGAATATTAGGTTCAGTTATAATAGCTGTTTTAAAATTATACCATTTTGAAATTAACCCACAATTTCTTGTATCAGTTGAGTATGATATGGCATTAAAAATTATATGTTCATCTGTGTTTGTTGCCTTTATAATTATAGGTTTCTACATAAATAATAATTCTTTTTCAGGATATTTTAAACTAATAAGAGATGATGGATATAAATCTGATTTTACTCAAAAATATGGATATGGATTGACTTATATAAATATGGGTATGATGGGACTTATCAGTATAGCCTTTGTTATTATAACTGGTCAAACTTTTAATGGGCCTATATTAGCTGGACTTTTCACTGTAGTAGGCTTCTCTGCAAATGGAAAAACTATCTTTAATACTATACCTGTCTTTATAGGGGTACTTCTTGCAAGTTTTGGAAGCAAAGGAAGTACTTTTACAGTAGCTATTTCTGGATTATTTGGAACATCTCTTGCTCCTATATCTGGTGTATTTGGTCCTGTTGCAGGTATAATAGCTGGTTGGTTACACTTAGCAGTTGTACAAAATGTAGGTTTAGTTCATGGTGGACTTAATCTTTACAACAATGGTTTCTCTGCAGGTATTGTTGCTGGATTTTTACTACCTATATTCAATATGATAACTGATAATAATAACCAAAGAAAAATGAATATTCAAAAGAAACATATGAATTTCTTAAAAACTGTACAAAAAAATATAAAAAAGAAAATAAAAGAAGAAGAGGGCGAAGATAAATGAAATTATTAGATATTCCTAATTTAAAATTTTTAAAAGTTGGAGTAGACACAGATCCATTAAATAACAATAACTTAGAGTACTTGGAAAAACAAAATGCAATTTCTGCTTTAATAGTGAATCATGCTGGAGATAAGGTTTTATTTGTAAATCAATATAGAGCTGGTGTTCATAACTACATATATGAAGTTCCTGCTGGGCTTATTGATGAAGATGAGGAACCTATTCATGCTCTTGAAAGAGAAGTTAGAGAAGAAACAGGTTATAAAAGAGAAGATTATGATATTATCTATGATAGTAACACAGGATTCTTAGTTTCACCAGGCTATACAACTGAAAAAATTTATGTTTATATCATAAAATTAAAGTCAGATGATATTATTCCTTTAGAGCTTGATTTGGATGAAACTGAAAATCTATACACGAGATGGATAGATATAAGAGATGCAGGAAAACTTACTCTTGATATGAAAACAATTTTTTCTCTTCATATCTATGCTAATATAATAAGATAAGGGGAATTATAGCCCCTTATTTCACTTCCAAATCACTGAAAATTCAAATCTTCCTATTATCATTAGTATTACAAAAATTATAAACCAAATTATAAAAACAGTTTTGAATTTATCTCTTTCTTCTTTTCTTGCAGAATCTGAATGTTTTTTATATTCTTCTCTTATAAATTTATCTTCTAACTCTTCTTTTGTATATGGAATATAAGTGAACTCTTTTAAAAGAGCTATTGAATACACATCATTTTCTATTGGATAATATCCATTTGCCAAAAGACTACTAGTGCAATATCTATTATAGTAATATGATAACCAAATTTCAATTCCTTGAACAATTACAAAAAGCAGTGTTGGAATCAATGAAATATATGAAGGTTTATAAAATCCATATATTTTTATAGCTTCTTGAATTTTAGCAGAACTATTAACTCCATAAATAATAAAACCTAATTTTACAAGAAAAAATAAAAAGAATAGTACAAAATCTTTCTTTCTTCCTCTAAATAAAGGAACCCAAAATCCAAAAAATAATAAAGTCCAGCTAAATCCTATAAACCCACTATCTTGTTTTTCATCTTTTTCTAATTTAATTCTTACTGACATAGGCAATCCTTTCAATTAATTTTTAGAAATAATAATTATAAAGTATCATAGCAATAGCAGCCACTACAAACATTAAAGCTTTCTTTGTTTCGGTTTTTTTCACTTTATCTAAAATTTCTTTAGTTTTCTCATCACTTATTAATTCATTGTCCATATATTCTAAATAATTATATTTTTTTAATAAGATATTAGAATATTCATCATCTTTTAATGGTTTCCAGCCATTAGCTAACATTTTTTTTGTGTGATATTTGTTATAGAAAAAAGCTATAACCCACGAAATTATTAACCATATAAATGTAATTAAACTATAGTATTTATATGTTCCAAAATTTCTTTGTTCATATATTTTATAAATTTCTAATACGGAAATTTTAAAAAAATAAATTCCTCCAAAAAATAAAAAACTCTGTAAATCTTGCCTTGCTGCAGGCACAAAAGCATTAAAGAAAGCAGTTGTATAGCTATAACCAACAAAAGCATCTTTCATATAACCATCTTTTTCTAATCTTATTGTTGTTGCCATATATCCTCCTTTTTCAATAAAAAATTAAAAATTTTAAAGAAACCTTGTGTATATTTTTCTATTAATGAGCCATCATTTTTATGTAATAAATCACTCAAATAACTTTGGTGAACTCTTATTATAGTTTCCATTATAGAACTTGCTACCTCTTCTTTTATACTTCCTTCTTTAATCATTTTAGTTATAATAGGTAAATCTCTATCATATATATTTCCTTGAGTCAACATAGCCTTTGTTAAGTCTATATGTCCTTCAATTTCATCAGGAAAGATTTCATAGTATTTTTTTATAATATTCTCAAGTTTATAACTATATTTTCCAAAAAATAGAGTATGGAATATTTCAGGTTGTTCAAAAGAATGTTTTGTAAAAATCTTATACACTGTTTCATAAACTTCTATTGCTTTCATATCTGCTGTTATTTCATTTTTTAAATCACTTAAATAATCTTTTAAATAATTTATAGAAGCATACAGTACTAAGACTTCTAAATTTTCAAAGTAATTATAGATTGTAGCACTATTATATCCAGCTTTTTCTGCAATCTTTTTAATAGATAATTTTTCTAAACCTTCATTCAAGATTAATTCTTGAGTTGCTTCTATAAAATACATCATAACTCTTTTTTTCTTTATATTCATTTCTTCCACTATAGCACCTTCTCAAAAAGACTTGTTATTATTTATAAGATGATTATAAAATAACTATAATTTAAAGTCAATGCTTTTTATCCAATAAAGTTTATTTTTAATTAATTTATTCAAAAAAAGTATAATCTTATATGATAAAATATCGTAAAAAAAGTGGCTGTTGCAAATTAATAAAAAGTAAAAAATAGTTCGTTACTGAGTAAATTTCTTAACGATAAAAAATCAAGAATTCGCTGCAAATCAGGAAACTCACTTCGTTCAAACACTCCTGCATTTGCTCGGCTCATTCTATTTGATTTTTTATCTAAAATTTCCATTCGTAACTCACTTATTTTTTTACTTTAGGATTGAAATTTTAATTTTGCAACAGCCTCTTCTTTTTATATCCAAGTCATATTTTTTAGTATCAATACCCAACAGAAAATAGTAAGTATAGAAAACATACTTGTTGNNNNNNNNNNNNNNNNNNNNNNNNNNNNNNNNNNNNNNNNNNNNNNNNNNNNNNNNNNNNNNNNNNNNNNNNNNNNNNNAAAGTAAAAAATAGTTCGTTACTGAGTAAATTTCTTAACGATAAAAAATCAAGAATTCGCTGCAAATCAGGAAACTCACTTCGTTCAAACACTCCTGCATTTGCTCGGCTCATTCTATTTGATTTTTTATCTAAAATTTCCATTCGTAACTCACTTATTTTTTTACTTTAGGATTGAAATTTTAATTTTGCAACAGCCTCTTCTTTTTATATCCAAGTCATATTTTTTAGTATCAATACCCAACAGAAAATAGTAAGTATAGAAAACATACTTGTTGTTGCAACAATTTCTCCTGCTAAATCTCCATCAGCCTTCATTTCCTTTGCCATAGTATAA encodes:
- a CDS encoding NADAR family protein, producing MKYNLENLIKDFNSKKKLKFIFFWGHTQNGNEITKACFSQWYSCKFVVDEITYHTAEQYMMAQKALLFGDNEIFHKIMNSKHPKEYKELGRKIKNFSDSKWNENKYQIVLKGNIAKFSQNEKLKAFLLNTGTRVLVEASPYDKIWGIGLSADQENIENPLTWNGENLLGFVLMEVRDLISE
- a CDS encoding cyclodeaminase/cyclohydrolase family protein, giving the protein MKLVELDVLKFLDVVDSNSPAPGGGSVSALASSLGASLARMVAHLSFGKKNYEALADDVKAKFVANFDELLKIKNELNDLIDRDSEAYNTVMAAYKLPKETDEEKAARSAEIQKSLKYAIQTPYDIVVLSGKAISLLGEILANGNQNAITDIGVGTMLLMVGLEGGILNVKVNLSSIKDTEYVEKITKEIYDIKATAEKEKERIMGIVNAAL
- a CDS encoding TetR/AcrR family transcriptional regulator; the protein is MEEMNIKKKRVMMYFIEATQELILNEGLEKLSIKKIAEKAGYNSATIYNYFENLEVLVLYASINYLKDYLSDLKNEITADMKAIEVYETVYKIFTKHSFEQPEIFHTLFFGKYSYKLENIIKKYYEIFPDEIEGHIDLTKAMLTQGNIYDRDLPIITKMIKEGSIKEEVASSIMETIIRVHQSYLSDLLHKNDGSLIEKYTQGFFKIFNFLLKKEDIWQQQ
- a CDS encoding DUF1576 domain-containing protein, translated to MDNIKQRIRQIEILGLTLFMIILVCFLTYIINESENIFLGLFRIITSPAILVTDFIKVGGIGAAFLNALLIFSFNYFLVRLFKVKITGTVIAMFFTVFGFSFFGKNILNILPFYLGGILYSVYTSTDFSEHIIPIAFSSALAPFISSVAFYGEVSYETSYINAILIGVLIGFIVVPLAKSLYDFHEGYDLYNLGFTAGILGSVIIAVLKLYHFEINPQFLVSVEYDMALKIICSSVFVAFIIIGFYINNNSFSGYFKLIRDDGYKSDFTQKYGYGLTYINMGMMGLISIAFVIITGQTFNGPILAGLFTVVGFSANGKTIFNTIPVFIGVLLASFGSKGSTFTVAISGLFGTSLAPISGVFGPVAGIIAGWLHLAVVQNVGLVHGGLNLYNNGFSAGIVAGFLLPIFNMITDNNNQRKMNIQKKHMNFLKTVQKNIKKKIKEEEGEDK
- a CDS encoding NUDIX hydrolase, which translates into the protein MKLLDIPNLKFLKVGVDTDPLNNNNLEYLEKQNAISALIVNHAGDKVLFVNQYRAGVHNYIYEVPAGLIDEDEEPIHALEREVREETGYKREDYDIIYDSNTGFLVSPGYTTEKIYVYIIKLKSDDIIPLELDLDETENLYTRWIDIRDAGKLTLDMKTIFSLHIYANIIR